The following is a genomic window from Chitinophaga caseinilytica.
CGAATATATGGTTTGGTTGAGCGACTGGTACCGCAATAACTCCGCTGGCAAGGGCGTAGGCTTCTTCCAGATCGGTGGCGGCATCGCGGGCGATTTCCCCATTTGCGTGGTGCCCATGATGTACCAGGACCTTGAGTGGACAGACGTTCCGTTCTGGAGCTATTTCTGCCAGATTTCCGATTCCACCACTTCCTACGGTTCCTATTCCGGCGCTGTTCCCAATGAGAAGATCACCTGGGGCAAGCTGGATATCAATACGCCGAAGTTCATCGTTGAGTCGGATGCTACGATCGTGGCGCCGCTCATCTTCGCCTACCTGCTCGGCTGGTAAGCAAATATTTTTCCGTGGAGGCCGCCTGATGCGGCCTCCTTTTTTCCCCGAATACCCGACCCCGAAGCCCCGAAACTCCCTACGCTGCCGTTTTAACAAAATCTTTCAAGATACATATGCGAAATATTAAATATTTCTTTATGTTTGCGGAGCAATTGTGTTACATATTCACAATTTTTGTAGTTCTTTAAAATCAGGCAGAATTTTTTTTTGCAGGTTCCAAAAACTTCCTACATTTGACCCGCAAAGTCAAAAAGTCAAACGCGGTTTTGCAAAGTCCAACAATGGCCGAACAGGATCAAAAGAGGGAAGCGATACTGGAGGCGGCGCTGAAGCGGTTCAAACGCTTTGGCCTGGCCAAAACGACTATGGACGAAATCGCGAAGGATTTGGAGATCAGCAAAGGATCTTTGTATTATTATTTTTCCGACAAGGAGCGCATTTATGTGGCGGTTGTGGAACGGATCGTGAGCGGGAGCTTCAAGGATATCAGCAGCTTCCTCGAAACGGCGGTTTCCGTGAGTGAGGTGCTGGACCGCTACCTGTCGGTAAAAGAAAGGATTTTACTGGAATATCATTTCCTGTTCGGCATTCACATGTGGGTGAGCGACAAACCGAGCAGCCTTATGCGGCAGATCGGGGAAATGGTCCACCAGTCGGAAATCTGCTTCATCTCCAGCTGGATCCGGAAAGGGATCGAACTGGGTGAAGTTTCGGAAAAACATGATCCTGCCTATACGGCCGATTTACTTGTACAGGTGTTGTTCGGATTCTGGATCAACTGGTGCAAGTGGCAGGCCGCGGATTTCGACCTTCAAAACGCAGACAATATAAAAGAATTCATGAACCGCGAAAGAAGTGTGTTAACCATTTTCTTCAACGGTTTGCGATAACCCGGAAAACTATATCCGAAAACCATTTTATTCGACCGAAACCTGCTTTCCTCCCCGATTGCTAGACATGTATGTAGAAACATGAATTAAGCGATTCAATCATTGACATATTAAACTCAAAATTGTACGACAGATGAAAAAGATGATCGTTATGGCCGCACTGGCCCTGTTCGGAACCCAATTCGCCAAAGCTCAGGTGCAGAAAGGTAACTTCCTGGTAGGTGGTACCCTCGGTTTCA
Proteins encoded in this region:
- a CDS encoding TetR/AcrR family transcriptional regulator — protein: MAEQDQKREAILEAALKRFKRFGLAKTTMDEIAKDLEISKGSLYYYFSDKERIYVAVVERIVSGSFKDISSFLETAVSVSEVLDRYLSVKERILLEYHFLFGIHMWVSDKPSSLMRQIGEMVHQSEICFISSWIRKGIELGEVSEKHDPAYTADLLVQVLFGFWINWCKWQAADFDLQNADNIKEFMNRERSVLTIFFNGLR